The Blattabacterium sp. (Cryptocercus kyebangensis) region TATGCTAATTTTTTCTCTTCCTACGTCAATTAATGTACCAATTATACCCCTTACCATATTTCTTAAAAATCTATTAGCTTCAATAGTAAAACAAAAATGAGTATTTTTTATTGACCAATTTGCATAGTATATTTCACATATATTATTTTTTTTTTTATTTTCTCTATTTTTTTTAGAAAAAGAACTAAAATCTTTATATTTCATTAAAATTTTAGTAGCCTTATTCATACGTTTAATATTTAATGGATAAAAACAATACCAAGAAAAATCTTGAAAAAAAGGATTTTTTTTATATGTTAAATAATATTTGTAGGTTCTACTTATCGCATTAAATCTAGCATGAACATTTTTTTTTACTGGAAAAATATTGAGGACATGAATAGATTTAGGCAAAAAAATATTTAATTTTTTAATAAAATTCTTGTTGATTTTTTTTTCAAGATCAAAATGGGCAAACATTTGTTTTGCATGGACCCCTCTATCTGTTCTTCCAGCTCCTACTATATTTATAGGAGTTTTTAATAATATAGATAAACAATATTCTAATTTTTCTTCTACAGAATTCACTGTATTCTGTATTTGCCATCCATGGTAATCCTTTCCATTATAAGCTAATTCAATAAAAAATCTCATTTTTTTTTGGAAAAATAGAAAACAACATTTTATTATCTTTTCTTAAGGTTATTCAAACATTCTATAATAATAGAACATCCTTTTTGAATTTCTTTTTCCGTAATAGTCAATGGAGGAGAAATACGCAAAGATCTACTATGAAATAAAAAACGAAAAAGAATTAATCCTTTTTTTATACAAGATTGTAATACCTCATCAACATGATTTTTGTGTTTTAATTCAAAAGATAAAAGAAGTCCTTTTCCATGAATATTTCTTATTTGGTCATGAACTAAATATTTTCTAATCCATTTTTCTTTTATAGAAACTTTTTCAATAATATTAAACTCCATAAGTTGATTTAATGTAGTTAAAGAAGCTGCTGCAGCTACGGCATTACCTCCAAAAGTGGTTATATGCCCCATTGGAGCATTATCAGAAAAAGATTTCATAATTTCATCTGAGGACATAAAACCACTAATAGGCATTCCTCCACCCATTCCTTTTCCCATTACCAAAATGTC contains the following coding sequences:
- the truA gene encoding tRNA pseudouridine(38-40) synthase TruA, with product MRFFIELAYNGKDYHGWQIQNTVNSVEEKLEYCLSILLKTPINIVGAGRTDRGVHAKQMFAHFDLEKKINKNFIKKLNIFLPKSIHVLNIFPVKKNVHARFNAISRTYKYYLTYKKNPFFQDFSWYCFYPLNIKRMNKATKILMKYKDFSSFSKKNRENKKKNNICEIYYANWSIKNTHFCFTIEANRFLRNMVRGIIGTLIDVGREKISINRFIEIIELKNKDYCSKTIPPPCGLFLSKILYPEDIFL